From the Streptomyces sp. KMM 9044 genome, one window contains:
- the haaN gene encoding cyclophane-containing RiPP N-acetyltransferase HaaN, which produces MSVTIRPAEKRDVPAMAELIEEIERFYGATDTDIQPLEERRTQVEEALFGSPPLASALLVEDETGDIVGLAAYSFLWPAAGSSHSLFLKELYVRNTLRRQGIGARLMDELRAIAAARPGCSRAEWMTDSDNPGARAFYKSLGFAEFDGKIVYRVDSGTA; this is translated from the coding sequence ATGAGCGTGACGATCCGCCCTGCGGAGAAGCGGGACGTCCCGGCCATGGCCGAGCTGATCGAGGAGATCGAGCGGTTCTACGGTGCGACCGACACCGACATCCAGCCACTGGAGGAACGCCGAACCCAGGTCGAAGAGGCGCTGTTCGGCTCGCCGCCGCTGGCCTCCGCGCTGCTCGTCGAGGACGAGACCGGGGACATCGTCGGACTCGCCGCCTACTCATTCCTCTGGCCGGCTGCTGGCTCCTCACACTCTCTGTTCCTCAAGGAGCTGTACGTCCGCAACACGCTCCGACGGCAGGGCATTGGTGCCCGCCTCATGGACGAACTCCGTGCCATCGCCGCAGCGCGCCCCGGGTGCAGCCGCGCGGAATGGATGACTGATAGCGACAACCCGGGGGCACGGGCCTTCTACAAGTCGCTCGGGTTCGCCGAGTTCGACGGGAAGATCGTCTACCGGGTCGATTCCGGCACGGCGTGA
- a CDS encoding Pr6Pr family membrane protein: protein MAPPVHRPLTAAYRLLLALAAIAAVTVELLLGSPARVLSHFAIQSTLLLAAVMLASAGRAWAARRPLPGALTGATLLYVVAAALVHHVLPADATPAFTMTDPTTTATLTGTAATLAALAPPALHTVLPVAAVLDWLLLSPPARTRLTHAAAWLLYPTAYLTFTLTLGALLPDGAARFPHPFQDIGRHGYQHVLGVSLLLLLALYALALVLVTADRTRPDPVRLGAKTGFRLQPPVG from the coding sequence CTGCTCCTGGCGCTGGCAGCGATCGCGGCGGTGACCGTGGAGCTCCTGCTCGGCAGCCCGGCGCGCGTCCTGAGCCACTTCGCGATCCAGAGCACGCTCCTGCTGGCCGCGGTCATGCTCGCCTCGGCCGGCAGGGCCTGGGCGGCCCGCCGCCCCCTGCCGGGCGCCCTGACCGGAGCGACGCTGCTGTACGTGGTCGCGGCAGCCCTGGTCCACCACGTACTCCCGGCGGACGCGACACCGGCGTTCACGATGACGGATCCGACCACGACGGCAACCCTGACCGGAACAGCCGCCACGCTGGCCGCCCTCGCGCCGCCCGCCCTGCACACGGTGCTCCCCGTCGCCGCGGTCCTGGACTGGCTGCTCCTCTCCCCGCCGGCCCGCACACGCCTCACCCACGCCGCCGCATGGCTCCTGTACCCGACGGCGTACCTGACCTTCACCCTGACCCTCGGCGCCCTCCTCCCCGACGGCGCAGCCCGCTTCCCCCACCCCTTCCAGGACATCGGCCGGCACGGCTACCAGCACGTCCTGGGCGTCTCCCTCCTCCTGCTCCTCGCCCTCTACGCCCTGGCCCTCGTCCTCGTCACCGCGGACCGCACCCGCCCGGACCCCGTCCGCCTCGGCGCCAAAACCGGATTTCGTCTCCAGCCACCGGTGGGCTAA
- a CDS encoding lanthionine synthetase C family protein, whose protein sequence is MKQDAPPTPTGPGWGQSLYSGAAGVALLHAVRAHTGEDDRDALRPWAAAMLKGPIQAAAEACGLYEGAPAVAYVLSFTHTNTAARALATLDTHLADVTRQRLQRAHARMDRGALPTLGEYDLISGLTGLGVYHLHRGHKTELRDVLVYLARLTEPITFEAQRLPGWWTGDSPDLRPTPRWPGGHGNFGLAHGIAGPLALLATALRHGHTVPGQTQAITRICDWLDRWRNGTGSRAWWPDLITRAEHRSSELQRPGPRRPSWCYGTPGIARAQQLAGLALGDRDRQRQAEQALAGCLADDQQLAQLTDASPCHGWAGLIQTVSRAAADALDDELASHLRRLNVRLNKHLDHHGLPVGAGLMDGTAGIHLVRLTDPVNTAITAPWDRCLLLTG, encoded by the coding sequence ATGAAACAAGACGCGCCGCCCACACCCACCGGGCCCGGCTGGGGGCAGTCGCTGTACTCCGGCGCGGCGGGAGTCGCCCTGCTGCACGCCGTCAGGGCCCACACCGGTGAAGACGACAGGGACGCGCTCCGGCCATGGGCCGCCGCCATGCTCAAGGGCCCTATCCAGGCCGCCGCCGAAGCATGCGGTTTGTACGAGGGCGCTCCGGCCGTCGCGTACGTGCTCAGCTTCACGCACACGAACACCGCCGCTCGCGCCCTGGCGACCCTGGACACACACCTCGCCGACGTCACACGCCAACGACTCCAGCGTGCACACGCCCGCATGGATCGCGGCGCGTTGCCCACCCTGGGCGAGTACGACCTCATCAGCGGACTGACCGGGCTGGGCGTGTACCACCTGCACCGCGGCCACAAGACGGAGCTTCGGGACGTCCTCGTCTACCTGGCGCGGCTGACGGAACCGATCACCTTCGAAGCGCAACGTCTGCCCGGCTGGTGGACGGGAGACAGCCCCGATCTGCGACCGACGCCGCGATGGCCCGGCGGACACGGCAACTTCGGCCTCGCCCACGGCATCGCCGGGCCGCTGGCGCTGCTGGCCACGGCCCTGCGACACGGCCACACGGTGCCTGGACAGACGCAAGCCATCACCCGGATCTGCGACTGGCTCGACCGGTGGCGCAACGGCACCGGCTCGCGCGCCTGGTGGCCGGACCTGATCACCCGAGCCGAACACCGGAGCTCCGAGCTCCAGCGTCCAGGACCGAGACGCCCGTCCTGGTGCTACGGCACCCCCGGCATCGCCCGCGCCCAGCAACTCGCCGGCCTCGCCCTCGGCGACCGTGACCGGCAACGGCAAGCTGAGCAGGCCCTGGCCGGATGTCTGGCCGACGACCAGCAGCTCGCCCAGCTCACCGACGCATCGCCCTGCCACGGTTGGGCGGGGCTCATACAGACCGTATCCCGTGCCGCCGCCGACGCCCTCGACGACGAACTCGCGTCGCATCTACGCCGCCTGAACGTCCGGCTCAACAAGCACCTGGACCACCACGGACTGCCGGTCGGCGCCGGCCTGATGGACGGCACGGCAGGTATCCACCTGGTCCGTCTCACCGACCCCGTCAACACGGCGATCACCGCCCCCTGGGACCGCTGCCTGCTCCTGACAGGGTGA
- the fxlM gene encoding methyltransferase, FxLD system, translating into MNTTTGASPEDLRNRLVDAILKEDLSGLHDARVETAMRTVARHAFLPDAPIEEAYANKSVTIKENPDEDALPLSCASQPDVVHFMLVQLAVREGDNVFEIGAGTGYNAALLKHLTGKSGQVTTCDIDADVTAYARRTLDANGYEDVRVATRDGALGASEFSPYDRMIATVGMWDLPGAWWGQLAVGGRLVVPLRWRGLSRAVAFQHEEGRMRSDSVKMCGFLPVIGQDGERNDYIDDDRLVRLYWDEDQSVAPELLRDALTRPKAVVWTGVTVGPVESFDGVWLRLSATERATCRITAKPTAVEAGLHRPASPALSPALVEGDSIAYLTLERTAEDPETEPRFWLGAVGYGPAGADLAERICAQIRAWGTARIAEPVVTAYPADTPDSDLADGAVIDRPSVRLVISY; encoded by the coding sequence ATGAACACCACCACTGGCGCCTCCCCCGAGGACCTGCGCAACCGCCTGGTCGACGCCATCCTGAAAGAGGACCTCTCCGGCCTCCACGACGCACGCGTCGAGACCGCCATGCGGACCGTAGCCCGCCACGCCTTCCTTCCTGACGCGCCCATCGAGGAGGCGTACGCCAACAAGAGCGTGACGATCAAGGAGAACCCCGACGAGGACGCACTCCCGCTGAGCTGCGCCTCCCAGCCCGACGTCGTGCACTTCATGCTGGTCCAGCTCGCCGTCCGCGAAGGCGACAACGTCTTCGAGATCGGGGCCGGCACGGGCTACAACGCCGCCCTGCTCAAGCACCTCACCGGGAAGTCCGGGCAGGTCACCACGTGCGACATCGACGCTGACGTGACCGCTTACGCCCGCCGGACGCTGGACGCGAACGGATACGAAGACGTTCGCGTGGCCACGAGGGACGGTGCCCTCGGCGCTTCGGAGTTCAGCCCGTACGACCGAATGATCGCCACGGTTGGCATGTGGGACCTCCCCGGTGCCTGGTGGGGCCAGCTCGCCGTCGGCGGACGCCTCGTGGTCCCGCTGCGATGGCGCGGGCTCTCCAGGGCCGTGGCCTTCCAACACGAGGAGGGGCGGATGCGGTCCGACTCCGTCAAGATGTGCGGCTTCCTCCCGGTGATCGGCCAGGACGGAGAGCGGAACGATTACATCGACGACGACCGGCTCGTCCGGCTCTACTGGGACGAGGACCAGTCCGTCGCTCCGGAACTCCTTCGCGACGCGCTCACCCGACCGAAGGCGGTTGTCTGGACCGGCGTGACGGTCGGGCCCGTCGAGTCGTTCGACGGCGTCTGGCTGCGGCTGAGCGCCACCGAGCGAGCGACCTGCCGCATCACTGCGAAGCCCACAGCGGTGGAGGCCGGCCTCCACCGCCCCGCCTCACCCGCCCTGAGCCCCGCCCTCGTCGAGGGGGACTCCATCGCGTACCTCACTCTGGAGCGGACCGCCGAAGACCCCGAGACAGAACCCCGGTTCTGGCTGGGAGCCGTCGGCTATGGCCCGGCCGGCGCCGATCTCGCCGAGCGGATCTGCGCGCAGATCCGCGCCTGGGGCACGGCCCGGATCGCCGAACCCGTGGTCACGGCCTACCCCGCGGACACACCGGACAGTGACCTCGCCGACGGAGCCGTGATCGACCGGCCCTCCGTGCGGCTCGTCATCAGCTACTGA
- a CDS encoding FxsB family cyclophane-forming radical SAM/SPASM peptide maturase, with amino-acid sequence MTEPEGPAPFQTFILKVANRCNIDCDYCFVFNSKDQAARRLPARMDLAVAQAAARRIGEHATVHGLRTIHVVLHGGEPLLVGIGHMAGLLEAVRDAAPAGTRVLFELQTNGTLLSDAWLDLFERYEVAVGVSLDGPPPANDRHRLTHAGRSSAASAVRGIELLRSRPHLFAGLLAVVDLANDPVEVHDYLAAFEPPVIDFGLPHATHDDPPHRSDPSVPEYGLWMSRVYDAWLARLEYRHSVRMLEDIVALSSGVRGSVETLGLAPPTSVVIESDGSIEAVDTLRSVEEGASWLGLDVLRHSFDEALSHPKLLHRQHGKEALAEQCRACPLVDVCGGGYLPHRFSEAQGYRNPSVYCADLEYLIRHVQGSLRQHGWDPYAQAASLP; translated from the coding sequence ATGACAGAACCCGAAGGCCCCGCTCCTTTCCAGACATTCATCCTCAAGGTCGCCAACCGCTGCAACATCGACTGCGACTACTGCTTCGTCTTCAACTCCAAGGACCAGGCGGCGCGGCGTCTGCCCGCCCGAATGGACCTCGCTGTGGCCCAGGCTGCGGCCCGGCGGATCGGTGAGCACGCCACCGTGCACGGCCTTCGGACCATCCACGTCGTACTGCACGGCGGGGAGCCGCTTCTCGTCGGCATCGGGCACATGGCCGGTCTGCTGGAGGCCGTCCGGGACGCCGCGCCGGCCGGGACCCGGGTCCTCTTCGAGCTCCAGACCAACGGGACTCTTCTGTCCGATGCGTGGCTGGACCTCTTCGAACGGTACGAGGTTGCGGTCGGCGTGAGCCTCGACGGACCGCCACCTGCGAATGACCGGCACCGGCTGACCCACGCCGGGCGGTCGAGCGCCGCCTCCGCCGTGCGCGGCATCGAACTCCTGCGGTCGCGGCCACACCTGTTCGCGGGGCTGCTCGCCGTCGTGGACCTGGCCAACGACCCCGTGGAGGTCCACGACTACCTGGCGGCGTTCGAACCGCCCGTGATCGACTTCGGCCTGCCGCACGCGACCCACGACGACCCGCCGCACCGCTCCGACCCGAGCGTGCCCGAGTACGGACTGTGGATGAGCAGGGTGTACGACGCCTGGCTCGCCCGGCTCGAGTACAGGCACAGCGTCCGGATGCTGGAGGACATCGTGGCCCTCAGCTCTGGCGTGCGCGGCTCGGTGGAGACACTTGGCCTGGCCCCGCCGACGAGCGTCGTGATCGAGTCCGACGGCTCCATCGAGGCCGTGGACACCCTGCGGTCGGTCGAGGAGGGCGCCTCCTGGCTCGGGCTCGACGTCCTCCGCCACTCCTTCGACGAAGCGCTGTCGCACCCGAAGCTGCTGCACCGGCAGCATGGCAAAGAGGCGCTCGCCGAGCAGTGCCGCGCCTGCCCACTCGTGGACGTGTGCGGCGGTGGCTACCTCCCGCACCGCTTCAGCGAAGCCCAGGGCTACCGGAACCCGTCTGTCTACTGCGCGGACCTGGAGTACCTCATCCGACACGTCCAGGGCTCCCTGCGGCAGCACGGCTGGGACCCGTATGCGCAGGCCGCCTCGTTGCCGTAG
- a CDS encoding lantibiotic dehydratase produces the protein MGSDGKLYQHTGAALLRAAAMPLTGLPTWWPDPSDTEACGRWLRQVWADARFADAVRQASGDLATRVDAICAGQPTRSKQVRRAAMATVRYLLRATGRPTPFGLFAGVTAASVGSTPHVRWGDAHQAVARVDTEWLDDVIVRLEACPILLERLDVVLNNLAARRGGRLHVPHGGPMGATIRRTSAVRVIEDVARRPVRFAALAEQLAASFPRTEPQNIRTLLGALVREKFLITSLRAPLTNTDPLSHLIDRLHGADAGTVPEVATVLDELEAVQRAVHEHNRRPASAQGPAREELTGRLRGLSDAGRSSLAVDLRLDAEVRIPERIAQEMERAADALLRLTRRPAGQGVWKEYQVAFWERYGTGTLVPVKEVVDPASGLGYPAEYPGSRMTAPPPTVSERDERLLAVAWQALVGGSREIVLTDDLIDRLAGDAPTGQEAPPHVEMCARLHADSLSALEDGDFTLTVTPARAAGTLTSRFTPVATGTGLDEVYRQVPTGVENALTAQLSFPPLYPHTENVARIPAYLPHVIPLGEHRSPDDTAPTVIDVDDLAVTATHTRLYLVSISRRRLVDPQVFHAMALDKQPPPLARFLAHLTRSFGPAWTSFDWGPHGARLPFLPRVRYGRVILSPSRWNLTADDLPSRGADMREWTDALGRWRKRWHCHGAVELREDDRTRRLQLDVPAHATVLRAHLDREGHAVLTEAPAEETYGWIGGHVHEIALPMTGTRRPIPDPLSGFLPVLTNSTLGPVPGAVQAPWLNAKIYSHPEQFEELIGTHLARLVAQLPGTPEWWFVRYRTPNDFDHLRLRIRTRSPGQYAASTELVGQWAAGLRRQGLSSGLVFDTYTPEIGRYGPGAALRSAEAVFTADSAYALAALQGPAADGIDGRALAAVGMVDIACGLLGPDEGMQWLANRPAPPARVERGVSDQAIELVRRTTPRARGWGEGLAQAWHRRAAALALYRERLAAGMDLDSVLESLLHMHHNRLRGLDREDERICRRLARQSAVAWAAWPGESR, from the coding sequence ATGGGAAGCGACGGAAAGCTCTACCAGCACACAGGCGCGGCGCTGCTCCGAGCCGCCGCGATGCCGCTGACGGGTCTGCCGACATGGTGGCCTGACCCGTCCGACACGGAGGCGTGCGGCAGGTGGCTGAGGCAGGTGTGGGCCGATGCGCGGTTCGCCGATGCCGTCCGGCAGGCGAGCGGTGATCTCGCCACGCGGGTCGACGCGATCTGCGCAGGACAGCCGACACGCTCCAAGCAGGTCCGGCGCGCCGCCATGGCCACCGTCCGCTACTTGTTGCGCGCCACCGGGCGACCGACCCCGTTCGGCCTCTTCGCGGGAGTCACCGCGGCCAGCGTGGGTTCGACGCCACACGTGAGGTGGGGAGATGCACACCAGGCCGTGGCGCGGGTGGATACCGAGTGGCTGGACGACGTCATCGTTCGTCTGGAGGCGTGCCCGATCTTGCTGGAGCGCCTGGATGTCGTCCTGAACAACCTGGCGGCGCGCCGCGGCGGGCGGCTGCATGTCCCGCACGGCGGACCGATGGGCGCCACCATCCGGCGCACCAGCGCGGTCCGCGTGATCGAGGACGTGGCACGCCGACCGGTCCGCTTCGCCGCCCTCGCCGAGCAGTTGGCCGCCTCCTTCCCCCGAACCGAGCCGCAGAACATCCGCACACTGCTCGGGGCGCTGGTGCGCGAAAAATTTCTGATCACCAGTTTGCGCGCGCCGCTGACCAACACCGATCCGCTGTCCCACCTGATTGACCGACTGCACGGCGCGGACGCGGGCACGGTGCCGGAGGTCGCGACGGTTCTGGACGAGCTGGAAGCGGTGCAACGCGCCGTACACGAGCACAATCGGCGCCCGGCGAGCGCGCAAGGGCCAGCTCGGGAGGAACTCACGGGTCGACTGCGTGGGCTCTCCGACGCGGGTCGAAGTTCCTTGGCTGTCGACCTGAGGCTGGACGCCGAGGTACGGATCCCCGAGAGGATCGCGCAGGAGATGGAGAGGGCTGCCGATGCTCTACTGCGGCTCACGCGCCGACCGGCGGGTCAGGGCGTGTGGAAGGAGTACCAGGTCGCGTTCTGGGAGCGGTATGGCACCGGCACGCTCGTGCCGGTGAAGGAGGTCGTCGACCCGGCGTCCGGGCTCGGCTATCCAGCCGAGTACCCCGGCAGCCGGATGACCGCACCGCCCCCGACAGTCTCCGAGCGGGACGAGCGGCTGCTGGCCGTGGCCTGGCAGGCACTGGTCGGCGGCAGCAGAGAGATCGTTCTAACCGACGACCTGATCGACCGCTTGGCCGGCGATGCGCCGACCGGGCAGGAGGCACCACCCCACGTGGAGATGTGCGCGCGCCTGCACGCCGACAGCTTGTCCGCCCTAGAGGACGGGGACTTCACGCTCACGGTGACACCGGCACGCGCTGCGGGAACGCTCACCTCCCGGTTCACTCCGGTCGCCACCGGCACGGGACTCGACGAGGTCTACCGCCAAGTTCCCACGGGCGTCGAGAACGCGCTGACCGCGCAGCTGTCCTTCCCGCCGCTGTACCCGCACACAGAGAACGTCGCCCGCATCCCCGCTTATCTTCCACACGTGATCCCGTTGGGCGAGCACCGCAGCCCGGATGACACCGCGCCGACGGTCATCGACGTCGACGACCTCGCGGTCACGGCCACGCACACCCGGCTGTACCTGGTCAGTATCTCCCGCCGTCGCTTGGTGGACCCGCAGGTCTTCCACGCCATGGCCCTGGACAAGCAACCCCCGCCCCTGGCCAGGTTCCTGGCGCACCTGACCCGCTCCTTCGGCCCTGCCTGGACCAGCTTCGACTGGGGGCCGCACGGTGCACGGCTGCCGTTCCTGCCGCGCGTCCGCTACGGGCGCGTAATCCTCTCTCCCAGTCGCTGGAACCTGACCGCCGACGACCTTCCAAGCCGCGGCGCGGACATGCGGGAGTGGACCGACGCCCTCGGCCGGTGGCGGAAGCGGTGGCACTGCCACGGTGCCGTCGAGCTGCGGGAGGACGACCGGACACGTCGGCTCCAACTCGACGTGCCCGCACACGCCACCGTCCTACGCGCCCACCTGGACCGGGAAGGCCATGCCGTGCTGACGGAGGCGCCGGCCGAGGAGACCTACGGCTGGATCGGCGGCCACGTCCACGAGATCGCCCTGCCGATGACCGGCACCCGCCGGCCGATACCCGACCCGCTCTCCGGCTTCCTCCCCGTGCTCACCAACAGCACCCTCGGGCCCGTACCGGGGGCGGTACAGGCACCCTGGCTGAACGCCAAGATCTACAGCCACCCCGAACAGTTCGAGGAGCTGATCGGCACTCACCTCGCGCGGCTCGTGGCCCAACTCCCGGGCACACCCGAGTGGTGGTTCGTCCGCTACCGCACCCCGAACGACTTCGACCACCTGCGTCTGCGCATCCGCACCCGCAGTCCCGGGCAGTACGCCGCCTCCACCGAGCTGGTCGGCCAATGGGCCGCCGGGCTGCGCCGCCAGGGGCTCAGCAGCGGGCTCGTGTTCGACACGTACACCCCGGAGATCGGCCGCTACGGACCAGGTGCAGCCCTGCGCAGCGCCGAGGCGGTCTTCACGGCCGACTCGGCCTACGCCCTCGCCGCCCTGCAGGGCCCCGCAGCCGACGGCATCGACGGACGCGCGCTCGCCGCGGTCGGCATGGTGGACATCGCCTGCGGCTTGCTCGGCCCCGACGAGGGCATGCAGTGGCTGGCGAACCGCCCCGCACCTCCAGCCCGCGTCGAGCGAGGCGTCAGCGACCAGGCCATCGAACTCGTTCGCCGCACAACGCCTCGGGCCCGCGGCTGGGGCGAAGGGCTGGCCCAGGCGTGGCACCGTCGCGCCGCGGCCTTGGCGCTGTATCGCGAGCGCCTCGCCGCGGGCATGGACCTCGACTCCGTCCTGGAGTCCCTGCTGCACATGCACCACAACCGCCTGCGTGGCCTGGACCGGGAGGACGAGAGGATCTGCCGCCGCCTTGCCCGTCAGTCCGCCGTCGCATGGGCCGCCTGGCCGGGGGAGAGCCGCTGA
- the haaA gene encoding HaaA family cyclophane-containing RiPP peptide, which produces MPSPTSATEPCTITPVGPASAEPMVAGTAVLDRVAARVRQRLEAEEGATSRVGDGAHAASLIWPWPL; this is translated from the coding sequence ATGCCGTCACCCACGTCCGCCACCGAGCCATGCACCATCACGCCTGTCGGCCCGGCATCCGCGGAGCCGATGGTGGCCGGCACCGCCGTCCTGGACCGCGTGGCCGCACGCGTCCGGCAGCGGCTGGAGGCCGAGGAGGGCGCGACGAGCCGGGTCGGTGACGGTGCCCACGCGGCCTCGCTCATCTGGCCCTGGCCGCTGTAA
- the haaT gene encoding cyclophane-containing RiPP biosynthesis TPR protein HaaT, whose protein sequence is MRLRRGIAIAVVAGGGAVTTMLVGLVTNAVSDESRWPGWLGWLQEHAWFSFVVLGVTMAGLTALLAGLSETQSPTPPGRPEDGAGPPGAAQVLRSLPRDTAAFTDRAAELERLVGSVRASQERGQGLPVHVIDGMPGVGKTAFAVHVGHLLSERFPDGQLFVNLNGHTPGRTPVQASEALASLLTAAGVPTQQIPVGDDVGAVTEARAAMWRSRLADKKALLILDNAASYRQLEPLLPGGSGCLVLVTSRKRLVANEEVVMSVEALPPDHAVDLFVRLSGRPSDALGRDVVDELVRLCGCLPLGVSLLAARLRHHPSWSAEDLRGRLVAARDRLGELRAGERAVTATFDLSYRDLAPERQRFFRQLGFFPGTDLDPHVGAALGEVSVVMARRHLEALYDDHLIDEQPGSRYRLHDLLRAYARGLTAEGEGMDHVQAVQRVCTYYLAALALANGHIVRSGAAVPPVPDNASRAETPVLESRADALSWLETERANVLACVRRANGLALYDLVVRLAAAMAPFLRQAGPWDQAVGLHRTAAEAARHTGDQRAQGDALAELGVVRRFTASYPQAIEALNDAVTAYDAVDDRRGKADALNQLGIVWYLTADNEDAARAQTEALALYRELGDRLGQANALADLGMTHRQMSRFDAAVEAQSEALAIYRELGDRYGEANSLRDLGVAHCLMGAYDLAARHHQEAFDIYLELDDRVHQAYALNELGVVRRLTGDIEGARTAHNQAMTHFTELGERFGRATSVRHLGIVERVTGDATQAIRLLEEALDAYRELGSRGGEAGSLSELGVARGIVGERDGAIEAFRRGLEILRGLGDRCGEAEALNHWGMLLLTSDEPTAARRHFGQALTLARDIRCPLEEARALEGIGRCDRTVDGPGHGVDSLRAAVTVYRRLGVSASVDDIERLLV, encoded by the coding sequence ATGAGACTCCGGCGCGGGATCGCGATCGCCGTCGTCGCCGGAGGCGGCGCTGTGACCACCATGCTGGTCGGGCTCGTCACGAACGCCGTGTCCGACGAGTCGCGGTGGCCCGGCTGGCTGGGGTGGTTACAGGAGCACGCCTGGTTCTCGTTCGTCGTGTTGGGCGTGACGATGGCGGGGCTGACGGCCCTGCTCGCCGGGCTCTCCGAGACGCAGTCTCCCACCCCGCCAGGGCGACCGGAGGATGGAGCGGGGCCACCAGGGGCCGCCCAGGTGCTGCGTTCGCTGCCGCGCGACACAGCCGCGTTCACCGACCGTGCCGCGGAACTGGAGCGGCTGGTGGGCTCAGTGCGGGCCTCACAGGAGCGTGGTCAGGGGCTGCCCGTTCATGTGATCGACGGCATGCCAGGCGTCGGGAAGACCGCCTTCGCCGTGCACGTCGGCCACCTGCTTTCTGAGCGCTTCCCCGACGGACAACTCTTCGTGAACCTCAACGGGCACACGCCGGGGCGCACTCCGGTGCAGGCCAGCGAGGCGCTCGCCTCACTTCTCACGGCCGCCGGCGTGCCGACCCAGCAGATTCCCGTCGGTGACGACGTCGGAGCGGTCACGGAGGCCCGGGCGGCCATGTGGCGGAGCAGGCTCGCGGACAAGAAGGCGCTGCTGATTCTCGACAACGCGGCCAGCTACCGGCAACTGGAACCGCTGCTCCCCGGCGGGAGCGGGTGCCTGGTGTTGGTGACCAGCCGCAAGCGGCTGGTGGCGAACGAGGAGGTGGTTATGTCGGTGGAAGCACTGCCGCCGGATCACGCGGTCGACCTCTTCGTGCGACTCAGTGGGCGGCCGTCAGACGCTCTCGGTCGGGATGTGGTGGACGAGTTGGTGCGGCTGTGCGGGTGTCTGCCGCTGGGCGTGTCGCTTCTCGCGGCGAGGCTGCGACACCATCCGTCGTGGAGCGCCGAGGACCTGCGCGGGCGACTGGTGGCGGCACGGGACCGCCTGGGGGAGCTGCGCGCCGGGGAACGCGCCGTCACCGCGACGTTCGATCTCTCCTACCGAGATCTCGCGCCGGAGCGGCAGCGCTTCTTCCGACAGCTCGGGTTCTTCCCCGGCACCGATCTCGACCCGCACGTCGGTGCGGCTCTTGGTGAGGTCTCGGTCGTGATGGCCCGTCGGCATCTTGAGGCGCTCTACGACGACCACCTGATCGACGAGCAACCAGGGAGTCGCTACCGGCTGCACGATCTCTTGCGCGCCTACGCTCGCGGTCTCACCGCCGAGGGAGAGGGCATGGACCACGTACAGGCCGTCCAGCGTGTGTGCACCTACTACCTGGCCGCTCTCGCCCTCGCGAACGGGCACATCGTGCGCAGCGGAGCCGCGGTGCCACCGGTGCCGGACAACGCCTCGCGGGCGGAGACACCGGTCCTGGAGTCGCGGGCGGATGCCCTGAGCTGGCTGGAGACCGAGCGGGCCAACGTCCTGGCCTGCGTCCGGCGGGCGAATGGCCTCGCCCTGTACGACCTCGTGGTCCGGCTCGCCGCGGCCATGGCGCCCTTCCTGCGCCAGGCTGGCCCCTGGGACCAGGCCGTCGGGCTCCACCGGACCGCCGCCGAGGCCGCCCGCCACACCGGCGACCAGCGGGCGCAGGGTGATGCCCTCGCCGAGCTGGGTGTCGTACGCCGCTTCACGGCTTCCTACCCACAGGCGATCGAGGCCCTGAACGACGCCGTGACGGCGTACGACGCGGTCGACGACCGGCGCGGCAAGGCGGACGCGCTCAACCAGCTCGGCATCGTCTGGTACCTGACCGCGGACAACGAGGACGCGGCCCGCGCCCAGACCGAGGCCCTCGCCCTCTACCGTGAGCTGGGGGACCGGCTCGGACAGGCGAACGCGCTCGCGGATCTCGGCATGACACACCGACAGATGAGCCGGTTCGACGCGGCGGTGGAGGCGCAGAGCGAGGCCCTGGCGATCTATCGAGAACTCGGTGACCGGTACGGGGAGGCGAACTCCCTGCGGGACCTGGGTGTCGCGCACTGCCTCATGGGCGCGTACGACCTGGCCGCGCGGCATCACCAGGAAGCGTTCGACATCTACCTGGAGCTGGATGACCGGGTGCACCAGGCTTACGCGCTGAACGAATTGGGCGTCGTCCGACGGCTGACCGGGGACATCGAGGGAGCGCGGACGGCACACAACCAGGCCATGACGCACTTCACCGAGCTCGGTGAACGGTTCGGCCGCGCGACCAGCGTCCGCCACCTTGGCATCGTGGAGCGGGTGACCGGGGATGCGACACAGGCGATCCGGCTTCTGGAGGAGGCCCTGGACGCCTACCGCGAGCTCGGCAGCCGCGGGGGTGAGGCCGGCTCGCTGAGCGAGCTGGGCGTGGCGCGCGGCATCGTCGGTGAGCGGGACGGCGCGATCGAGGCGTTCCGACGCGGTTTGGAGATCCTGCGGGGCTTGGGCGACCGGTGCGGTGAGGCGGAGGCACTGAACCACTGGGGGATGCTGCTGCTCACCTCCGATGAACCGACAGCCGCCCGTCGGCACTTTGGTCAGGCGCTCACGCTCGCGCGGGACATCCGCTGCCCGCTGGAGGAGGCGCGGGCACTGGAGGGCATCGGCCGCTGCGACCGGACGGTAGACGGGCCTGGTCACGGCGTGGACTCGCTGAGAGCCGCAGTGACCGTGTACCGGCGGTTGGGAGTGAGCGCGTCCGTGGACGACATCGAACGGTTGCTGGTGTAG